The proteins below are encoded in one region of Rhizophagus irregularis chromosome 13, complete sequence:
- a CDS encoding mitochondrial 54S ribosomal protein uL2m encodes MFINRLYSNSILIKLLNNHPRNLFNVINNYKNPTFQLINHPSINVIPNRTYASATKKSITVTLLKPPKKTEPVELTQGKFKTYTPRTPGLRWLKRPVNDHLWKGKPIRKLTVPKKKNSGRNHHGCITVRHQGGGHKRRIRVIDFYRWDPSPHEVIRIEYDPNRSAHLALLRNTINETYSYIIAPYNLQPGTIVRSFRRSSNNESVQNFQDSEITKVIPIEKGNCMPLKLIPVGTTISCIGLKPDGPAILCRSAGVSAQLVRTGEKGYAQVKLKSSEVRLIHVDCCATIGTISNPDHQHATLGKAGRSRWLGVRPTVRGVAMNAVDHPHGGGRGKSKGNRHPVSPWGVLAKGGKTRKKPNKWVIKPRPRR; translated from the coding sequence atgtttatcaatAGATTATATTCCAattctatattaataaaacttttaaataatcatcctcgtaatttatttaatgtaatcaataattataaaaatccaACATTTCAACTTATAAATCATCCTTCAATTAATGTTATTCCAAATAGGACATACGCTAGTGCTACCAAAAAATCAATTACTGTGACTTTATTAAAACCACCAAAAAAAACAGAACCCGTAGAATTAACACaaggaaaatttaaaacttataCCCCACGTACACCAGGTCTTCGTTGGTTAAAAAGACCCGTAAACGATCATTTATGGAAAGGAAAACCAATTCGTAAACTTACTgtacctaaaaagaaaaattctggTAGAAATCATCATGGTTGTATTACTGTAAGGCATCAAGGAGGAGGTCATAAAAGACGTATTCgtgtaattgatttttatagaTGGGATCCTTCACCTCATGAAGTTATTCGTATTGAATATGATCCAAATCGTTCCGCTCATTTGGCTTTGTTACGAAATACAATCAATGAGACATATTCTTATATTATTGCTCCATACAATCTTCAACCTGGTACTATTGTAAGATCATTTCGTCGATCTTCAAATAATGAAAgtgttcaaaattttcaagattCTGAGATAACAAAAGTTATACCTATAGAAAAAGGTAATTGTATgccattaaaattaattccgGTTGGGACTACAATAAGTTGTATTGGGTTAAAACCTGATGGTCCTGCAATATTATGTCGTTCGGCTGGAGTTTCTGCTCAATTGGTTCGTACAGGTGAGAAAGGTTATGCtcaagtaaaattaaaaagtagtGAAGTTAGGTTGATACATGTGGATTGTTGTGCCACGATTGGAACTATTTCAAATCCTGATCATCAACATGCTACTTTAGGAAAAGCAGGTAGAAGTAGATGGTTAGGTGTTAGACCAACTGTTAGAGGTGTTGCGATGAATGCTGTTGATCATCCTCATGGTGGTGGAAGAGGTAAAAGTAAAGGAAATAGGCATCCTGTAAGTCCTTGGGGTGTTTTAGCTAAGGGTGGTAAAACCAGAAAGAAACCAAATAAATGGGTTATTAAACCTAGACCgagaagataa
- a CDS encoding anthranilate synthase / indole-3-glycerol phosphate synthase, with the protein MSVELNQVFQRCHEQKRPAFVAFVTAGYPDPEETVDILLGLEAGGADIIELGIPFTDPMVDGKTIQEANNVALENKVDITKCLSYVSESRAKGLKIPIVFMGYYNPILAYGEEKIVDECKRVGINGNIVVDLPPEECEKFRTLCKGKGLSYIPLVAPSTTDARIRHLASVADTFIYVVSRMGVTGSEILNKELPKIVAKVRKCTKLPLAVGFGVTTREDFKMVGLHADGVVIGSKIINILKSAPKGKRAEAVKSYALEVSGRSVEEVKEAYVGKTEFNNTQSIQNVDDNATSLHALDARFGNFGGQYVPEALIECLSELEKVFVQVKDDPEFWKEFRSYYDYMGRESQLQFADRLTADVGGAKIWLKREDLNHTGSHKINNAVGQVLLAKRIGKKRIIAETGAGQHGVATATVCAKFGLECVVYMGAEDVRRQALNVFRMRLLGAKVVSVESGSKTLKDAINEATRDWVSTVEYTHYLIGSAIGPHPFPTIVREFQSVIGKESKAQMLEKAGKLPDAVVACVGGGSNAIGMFHPFVNDKSVKIIGVEAGGDGTDTELHSATLSMGTPGVLHGTRTYLLQDNKGQIKSTHSISAGLDYPGVGPEHSWLKDIGRANYVAVSDKEALIGFRKLSELEGIIPALESSHAIYYALQLASSMNKDQDILVCLSGRGDKDVVSVAEALPKYGPQIDWDLRFESYN; encoded by the exons ATGTCAGTCGAATTGAACCAAGTTTTTCAACGTTGCCACGAACAAa aACGACCAGCTTTTGTAGCCTTTGTAACAGCTGGTTATCCGGATCCGGAAGAAACTGTTGATATATTATTAGGGCTTGAAGCTGGTGGAGCAGATATCATTGAATTAG gtaTCCCTTTCACCGATCCTATGGTCGATGGCAAAACAATTCAAGAAGCAAATAAC GTTGCACTCGAAAATAAAGTAGACATTACGAAATGTTTATCATATGTATCTGAATCAAGAGCTAAAGGACTTAAAATTCCAATTGTATTCATGGGATATTATAATCCGATTCTTGCTTATGgtgaagaaaaaattgttgatGAATGTAAAAGAGTCGGTATCAATGGAAATATCGTAGTTGATCTACCTCCTGAAGAATGTGAAAAGTTTAGAACCCTTTGTAAAGGGAAAGG TCTAAGTTATATACCACTTGTCGCTCCTTCGACTACTGACGCGCGTATACGTCACCTTGCAAGTGTTGCAGATACTTTTATATACGTGGTGTCAAGAATGGGAGTTACGGGTTCAGAAATTCTTAATAAGGAATTACCAAAAATAGTTGCAAAAGTCCGTAAATGTACAAAATTACCACTTGCTGTCGGTTTTGGTGTAACCACAAGAGAAGATTTTAAAATGGTTGGTTTACATGCTGATGGTGTTGTGATTGGTAGCAAGATCATTAATATCTTGAAGTCAGCAc CCAAAGGTAAAAGAGCCGAAGCCGTAAAATCGTACGCATTGGAAGTTAGTGGCAGGAGTGTTGAAGAAGTTAAAGAAGCATATGTTGGAAAAacagaatttaataatactcAAAGCATTCAGAATGTCGAtgataat gcTACTTCACTTCATGCATTAGATGCTCGATTTGGTAATTTTGGAGGTCAATATGTTCCAGAGGCTTTGATCGAATGTTTATCTGAACTTGAAAAA gtTTTTGTACAAGTAAAAGATGATCCAGAATTCTGGAAAGAATTTCGAtcatattatgattatatgGGTAGAGAATCACAATTACAATTCGCAGATAGATTAACAGCAGATGTTGGGGGTGCAAAAATTTGGTTAAAAAGGGAAGATTTAAATCATACAGGATCTCATAAGATTAATAATGCAGTTGGACAAGTATTATTAGCAAAACGTATTGgtaagaaaagaattattgcCGAAACTGGAGCCGGACAACATGGTGTTGCTACCGCGACTGTTTGTGCAAAATTTGGATTAGAATGTGTTGTTTATATGGGTGCCGAAGATGTTAGAAGACAAGCTTTAAACGTTTTTAGAATGCGATTATTAGGAGCTAAAGTTGTTTCTGTAGAATCAGGAAGTAAAACATTGAAAGATGCTATTAATGAAGCTACTAGAGATTGGGTATCCACCGTTGAATATACACATTATTTAATTGGTTCAGCAATTGGACCTCATCCGTTCCCAACAATTGTAAGAGAATTCCAAAGTGTAATTGGAAAAGAATCTAAAGCACAAATGCTAGAAAAAGCTGGTAAATTACCTGATGCGGTTGTTGCTTGTGTTGGTGGAGGAAGTAATGCTATTGGAATGTTTCATCCTTTTGTCAATGATAAAAGTGTAAAAATTATAGGAGTTGAAGCTGGTGGAGATG gaaCGGATACCGAATTGCACTCAGCAACTTTATCCATGGGTACACCTGGAGTGTTACATGGAACACGTACTTATTTATTACAAGATAATAAGGGTCAAATCAAATCTACACATAGTATTAGTGCAGGATTAGATTATCCTGGTGTAGGACCTGAACATTCATGGCTTAAAGATATAGGTCGTGCAAATTATGTTGCTGTTTCTGATAAAGAAGCTTTAATTGGGTTTAGGAAACTTTCAGAGTTGGAAGGAATTATTCCTG CTCTTGAATCAAGTCACGCTATTTATTATGCTTTGCAACTTGCATCTTCAATGAATAAAGATCAAGATATTTTAGTATGTCTTAGTGGTCGTGGTGATAAAGATGTTGTATCCGTTGCCGAAGCTTTACCTAAATATGGTCCCCAAATTGATTGGGATCTTAGATTCGAAtcttacaattaa